A single genomic interval of Coleofasciculaceae cyanobacterium harbors:
- a CDS encoding AarF/ABC1/UbiB kinase family protein produces the protein MKWHKHKLNKLKLSRSLPGSYPYSPFFRQLKIFGITIKLIFALWWDKVTGNNSSGRRHRIAKWLVRNILELGPTFIKIGQALSTRADLIPIEYIQEFGQLQDRVPPFSSDMAIAVIETELGKPISTLFAEFNPTPLAAASLGQVHKARLHTGEDVVIKVQRPGLARLFNLDFEILHRLVRWLNRLLKSARKFNLESIYREFFELLYLEIDYIHEGKNADRFRENFQNYQRVSVPQVYWQYTTSKILTLEYLPGIKIDNRPALEASQIDTQEVIQLGITCYLKQLLEDGFFQSDPHPGNMAVSPRGDIIFYDFGTMAEVKTIDKDQMIKTFFAVLKKDTDEVVETLIYMGLIEPVADMTPVKRMIAFMIEEFRDKPVDVRAFEQITDEVYAIFEQQPFRLPPQMTFIVKSLTTLDGIARALDPQYNLLAAAQPFLKQIAFQQQQGSMLGILARQTKDFIQYKLKQPNRTQMSIMRLESRLDLGELQVKVRSTESERSLKQIQLGIKSLIYTCLSGFSLLSGSVLLVGQLKGVAIALFCFATFWFILLLRSLSSMAMTEKMYKMAQK, from the coding sequence ATGAAATGGCATAAACACAAACTCAATAAGCTAAAGTTATCGCGATCGCTTCCAGGCAGCTATCCTTATTCGCCATTTTTTCGTCAGCTTAAAATATTTGGCATTACTATTAAGCTAATATTTGCTTTGTGGTGGGACAAAGTTACAGGAAACAATTCCTCTGGCCGTAGACATCGTATTGCCAAATGGTTGGTTAGAAATATTCTGGAATTAGGTCCAACCTTTATTAAAATTGGACAGGCTTTATCAACTCGTGCTGATTTAATTCCCATAGAATATATTCAAGAGTTTGGTCAGCTACAGGATAGAGTGCCACCCTTTAGTTCAGATATGGCGATCGCCGTAATTGAAACCGAATTGGGTAAGCCAATCTCAACGCTGTTTGCCGAGTTTAATCCTACTCCTTTGGCTGCTGCTTCTTTGGGTCAGGTACACAAAGCTAGGCTACATACAGGGGAAGATGTAGTAATTAAGGTGCAGCGTCCTGGTTTAGCCCGTTTGTTTAACTTGGATTTTGAGATTTTACATCGTTTGGTCAGATGGCTCAATCGTTTGCTCAAAAGCGCGAGAAAATTTAATCTAGAATCAATTTATCGCGAATTTTTTGAACTGCTGTATTTAGAAATTGACTATATTCATGAAGGCAAAAATGCCGATCGCTTTCGAGAGAACTTTCAAAACTATCAGCGGGTGTCTGTGCCTCAAGTTTATTGGCAATATACCACCTCAAAGATTTTAACTTTAGAATATCTACCAGGTATCAAAATTGATAATCGCCCCGCTTTAGAAGCTAGTCAAATTGACACTCAAGAAGTTATTCAGCTCGGCATTACCTGTTATTTAAAACAGCTTTTAGAAGACGGTTTTTTTCAATCAGACCCCCATCCAGGTAACATGGCGGTTAGTCCACGGGGAGACATTATCTTTTATGATTTTGGCACGATGGCAGAAGTCAAAACCATCGACAAAGATCAGATGATTAAAACGTTTTTTGCGGTTTTAAAGAAAGATACGGATGAGGTAGTGGAAACTTTAATCTATATGGGTCTAATTGAACCCGTCGCCGATATGACTCCCGTTAAGCGGATGATCGCCTTTATGATTGAGGAATTTCGCGATAAACCTGTAGACGTTAGAGCTTTTGAACAAATAACCGATGAAGTCTATGCGATCTTTGAGCAACAGCCATTTCGTCTCCCGCCTCAGATGACTTTTATCGTTAAGTCTTTAACTACCCTCGACGGCATTGCTCGCGCTTTAGATCCTCAGTACAACCTATTAGCAGCAGCCCAACCATTTTTAAAACAAATAGCCTTCCAGCAACAGCAAGGAAGTATGTTGGGTATTTTAGCTCGACAAACAAAAGACTTTATTCAATATAAATTGAAACAGCCTAACCGCACTCAAATGTCGATTATGCGCCTGGAATCTCGTCTAGATTTAGGCGAACTACAGGTCAAGGTTAGATCCACAGAAAGCGAACGCTCTCTAAAACAAATTCAGTTAGGAATCAAAAGCTTAATTTACACTTGCTTATCAGGTTTTAGCTTGCTATCGGGTTCAGTGCTGCTAGTAGGACAATTAAAAGGTGTGGCGATCGCGCTTTTTTGCTTTGCTACCTTTTGGTTTATCTTGCTCTTACGCTCTTTAAGCAGCATGGCAATGACTGAGAAAATGTATAAAATGGCGCAGAAATAA
- a CDS encoding peptidylprolyl isomerase — translation MNTQKKIFFTWFQPRLSNRVLSFVLSLTILGAGLFGWQPQASAILAQGDAVTDPQAILRYSLPIENDSVRKLQKNLEDISNQLRGKRWKNIGRDLTEANFVLSARRDRLLATVSDERKPEAESLIAQLVDGTTELKEIVETKDREATSLKRKELLDLVSDLEELMVVGYPFEVPEEYANLPQLLGRATVLLETNKGDLEIVVDGYSAPVNGGNFVDLVKRGFYDGLDFNRAEDFYILQAGDPPGEADGFIDPATNEYRAIPMEVLVEGDELPVYGETLEELGRYLDVPAIPFNAYGAVALARPADDPNGGSSQFFFFKFDTEITPPGYNLMDGRYSVFGYLTKGKEVLEELTAGDKIISAKVIDGIENLKEPNSLNS, via the coding sequence ATGAACACACAAAAAAAGATTTTTTTTACCTGGTTTCAACCTCGGTTGAGCAATCGAGTTTTGTCCTTTGTCCTTAGCCTCACTATTTTGGGTGCTGGCTTGTTTGGCTGGCAGCCTCAGGCATCAGCTATCTTAGCTCAAGGAGATGCCGTCACAGATCCCCAAGCTATTTTGAGATATTCATTACCAATAGAGAATGATTCGGTTAGAAAACTGCAAAAAAATCTCGAAGATATTTCTAATCAACTGCGAGGAAAACGTTGGAAAAATATTGGTCGCGATCTTACGGAGGCTAATTTTGTCCTATCTGCTCGTCGCGATCGCCTGCTGGCAACCGTTTCTGATGAACGTAAACCCGAAGCAGAATCTTTAATCGCTCAATTAGTCGATGGAACTACAGAACTTAAAGAAATTGTGGAAACCAAAGATCGCGAAGCAACCTCTCTTAAAAGAAAAGAGCTACTAGATTTGGTCTCTGACTTAGAAGAATTAATGGTGGTTGGATATCCTTTTGAAGTGCCAGAAGAATATGCTAATCTGCCACAACTTTTAGGTCGCGCTACAGTTTTATTAGAGACAAACAAAGGGGATTTGGAAATTGTAGTAGATGGCTATAGTGCGCCTGTTAATGGAGGCAATTTTGTAGATTTAGTTAAACGAGGCTTTTATGACGGCTTAGATTTCAATCGCGCTGAAGATTTCTATATTTTGCAAGCTGGCGATCCTCCAGGTGAAGCAGATGGCTTTATTGACCCCGCAACCAATGAATATCGAGCCATCCCTATGGAAGTACTGGTGGAAGGGGATGAACTACCTGTATATGGTGAAACACTTGAAGAACTAGGTCGCTACCTAGATGTCCCAGCAATTCCTTTCAATGCCTATGGTGCAGTGGCTCTGGCTCGCCCTGCTGACGATCCCAACGGCGGTTCTTCTCAATTTTTCTTCTTTAAGTTTGATACAGAAATTACGCCTCCTGGTTATAACTTGATGGATGGACGTTATTCGGTCTTTGGTTATCTCACAAAAGGAAAAGAAGTTTTAGAGGAATTGACCGCAGGAGATAAGATTATCTCTGCCAAGGTGATTGATGGAATTGAAAACCTAAAAGAACCAAATTCACTCAATAGTTGA
- the tadA gene encoding tRNA adenosine(34) deaminase TadA → MTKKSSYKVATDSLAQLSYDSYLIHCRWMKYALKLAQTAGNTGEVPVGAVIIDRHGNLIAEAANRKFREQDPTAHAEILAIRTATKAFENCYLHNCTLYVTLEPCPMCAGAIIHARLGLLVYGADDPKTGAIRSVTNLPDGNCSNHSLQVLAGIEETSCRQQLQTWFSRQRSK, encoded by the coding sequence ATGACTAAAAAGTCGAGCTACAAAGTAGCAACAGATTCTCTGGCTCAATTAAGCTATGACTCATATCTGATTCATTGTCGCTGGATGAAATATGCCTTAAAGTTAGCTCAAACCGCTGGAAATACAGGCGAAGTACCTGTTGGGGCAGTAATTATCGATCGCCATGGCAATTTGATAGCCGAAGCAGCCAACCGCAAGTTCAGAGAGCAAGATCCAACTGCTCACGCCGAAATTTTAGCCATCCGTACCGCAACTAAAGCCTTCGAGAATTGCTATCTCCACAACTGTACCCTCTACGTCACTCTTGAACCTTGTCCGATGTGTGCGGGGGCTATTATTCATGCCCGTTTGGGTTTATTAGTTTATGGTGCTGACGATCCCAAAACTGGAGCAATACGAAGCGTTACCAATCTTCCTGACGGTAATTGTTCCAATCATTCTTTACAAGTCTTAGCAGGGATCGAAGAAACATCTTGTCGTCAACAGTTACAGACTTGGTTTAGTCGCCAGAGAAGCAAATAA
- the efp gene encoding elongation factor P: protein MISSNDFRTGVTVELDGSVWRVVEFLHVKPGKGSAFVRTKLKNVQTGNTVEKTFRAGETVPQANLEKRTMQYTYKDGEEFVFMDMQTYEETRMNSESLGDRINFLKEEMEVNVIFWDEKVLEIELPTSVVLEITDTDPGVKGDTATGGTKPATVETGAQVMVPLFISIGEKIKVDTRDGSYLGREN, encoded by the coding sequence ATGATTTCTAGTAATGACTTTCGTACAGGAGTTACTGTCGAGCTAGATGGCTCTGTTTGGCGAGTAGTAGAGTTTCTGCACGTCAAACCTGGTAAAGGTTCAGCTTTTGTCAGGACTAAGCTCAAAAACGTACAGACAGGAAATACAGTAGAAAAAACCTTTCGTGCGGGAGAAACTGTCCCTCAGGCAAATTTAGAAAAACGTACCATGCAGTATACCTATAAAGATGGAGAAGAATTTGTCTTTATGGATATGCAAACCTATGAAGAGACACGGATGAATAGCGAGAGTTTAGGCGATCGCATTAATTTTCTGAAAGAAGAAATGGAGGTTAATGTAATCTTCTGGGATGAAAAAGTACTAGAAATAGAGCTACCAACCTCAGTAGTGTTAGAAATTACTGATACCGATCCTGGGGTTAAGGGAGATACGGCTACAGGAGGGACAAAACCCGCTACGGTAGAAACAGGGGCGCAGGTTATGGTGCCATTGTTTATTTCTATTGGCGAAAAAATTAAAGTCGATACCCGCGATGGTTCTTATTTGGGTCGAGAAAATTAA
- the accB gene encoding acetyl-CoA carboxylase biotin carboxyl carrier protein yields the protein MSINFQELRELLGAISQTDITELILKNNDFELTVRKDKGVIAVPQAAISPQAMKPTTDTAAVNPVTVSAVTAEVAPIATADDKKWVDITSPMVGTFYSAAAPDEDPFVSVGDRVNKGDTVCIIEAMKLMNEIEGEVTGQIMEISVQNGDPVEFGQVLMRVNPG from the coding sequence GTGTCTATAAATTTCCAAGAACTCCGCGAATTGTTAGGGGCGATCTCTCAAACCGACATCACGGAGTTGATTCTCAAGAATAATGATTTTGAATTGACTGTACGTAAAGATAAAGGCGTAATTGCTGTTCCTCAAGCGGCAATATCTCCTCAAGCTATGAAACCGACTACAGATACCGCCGCCGTGAATCCTGTAACTGTTTCGGCTGTGACCGCCGAAGTAGCCCCTATAGCTACGGCAGATGACAAAAAGTGGGTAGACATTACCTCTCCTATGGTAGGAACATTTTATTCTGCCGCTGCTCCCGACGAAGATCCTTTTGTCTCGGTAGGCGATCGGGTTAATAAAGGTGATACAGTTTGTATTATTGAAGCAATGAAGCTCATGAATGAAATTGAAGGAGAAGTAACTGGGCAAATTATGGAAATATCTGTCCAAAATGGCGATCCCGTAGAGTTTGGACAGGTTCTAATGCGAGTTAATCCAGGATAA
- the thiL gene encoding thiamine-phosphate kinase, protein MSNEPLLVKDLGEHGLLERLQRFCPPGVVGDDGAIINTHCDRSLVVTTDVLVEEVHFSDRTTTAFDVGWRATAANLSDLAAMGATPLGITVGLSLPGEKLVSWVEAVYQGIDACLKIYQTSLVGGDICRSAVASLAITAFGEVIPQRAIRRSCARPGDAIVITGLHGLSRGGLELLLDPSTGSSLTPAERSQLIEAHQRPKPRLDVLPYLAKIPQTIAIAGMDSSDGLADAVRQICWCSGVGAAINLSSITIFPGLVKLAGNTTAWEWMFYGGEDFELVLCLTPNFASNLVRELGKNAAVIGEITANRKIQIVNPQNWAAKSLNLNKGFQHF, encoded by the coding sequence ATGAGTAATGAACCGCTTTTAGTCAAAGATTTGGGTGAGCATGGTTTGTTAGAGAGGTTGCAGCGTTTTTGTCCTCCTGGTGTGGTTGGTGATGACGGAGCAATTATCAACACTCATTGCGATCGCTCTTTAGTAGTTACTACTGATGTTTTGGTAGAGGAAGTTCATTTTAGCGATCGCACTACTACCGCTTTTGATGTTGGCTGGCGGGCTACGGCTGCTAATTTATCGGATTTGGCAGCTATGGGGGCAACTCCGCTCGGAATTACCGTCGGCTTGTCTTTACCAGGAGAAAAGCTAGTCAGTTGGGTGGAGGCGGTTTATCAAGGAATAGATGCCTGTCTGAAGATTTATCAGACATCTTTGGTTGGCGGTGATATTTGTCGTTCTGCTGTAGCCAGTCTAGCTATTACCGCATTTGGCGAAGTAATTCCTCAAAGAGCCATCCGTCGTAGCTGCGCGCGACCAGGAGATGCAATTGTAATTACTGGTTTACACGGACTGTCACGGGGCGGATTGGAACTCTTGCTCGATCCTAGTACAGGAAGTAGTTTAACTCCAGCAGAGCGATCGCAGCTAATTGAAGCTCATCAACGACCAAAACCCAGATTAGATGTGCTGCCGTATTTGGCAAAAATTCCCCAGACAATTGCGATCGCTGGTATGGACAGTAGCGATGGATTAGCAGATGCAGTCAGACAAATTTGTTGGTGTAGTGGAGTTGGCGCAGCGATCAATCTATCCAGCATAACTATTTTTCCTGGATTAGTTAAGTTAGCAGGAAATACAACAGCTTGGGAGTGGATGTTTTACGGTGGTGAAGACTTTGAGCTAGTTCTCTGCCTGACTCCAAATTTCGCCTCTAACCTGGTCAGAGAGTTAGGCAAAAATGCAGCCGTGATTGGTGAAATTACTGCCAATCGAAAGATTCAAATTGTCAATCCGCAAAATTGGGCCGCTAAAAGCTTAAATCTAAATAAAGGATTTCAGCATTTCTAA
- a CDS encoding DUF2358 domain-containing protein, with translation MNNQSSTINNQQQDLVEILREDYARFPDNQTFEIYADNVYFKDPLNEFNGIKKYQAMIGFLGSFFNNVEMEVHNLEREGEIIKIEWTLNMTPPLPWKPRLSIPGWSELKVNDENLISSHIDYWHISRWKVLRQNFF, from the coding sequence ATGAACAATCAATCATCAACTATTAATAATCAGCAGCAAGATCTGGTTGAAATTTTACGGGAAGATTACGCAAGATTTCCCGATAATCAAACCTTTGAGATCTATGCAGATAATGTCTATTTTAAAGACCCGTTGAATGAATTTAATGGCATTAAAAAGTATCAGGCAATGATTGGCTTTTTGGGTAGCTTTTTTAACAACGTTGAGATGGAAGTTCATAACTTAGAGCGAGAAGGAGAAATAATCAAGATTGAGTGGACGCTTAATATGACTCCTCCGCTACCTTGGAAACCCCGCTTATCTATTCCTGGCTGGAGCGAATTGAAGGTAAACGATGAGAATTTGATTAGTTCTCATATCGATTATTGGCACATTTCCCGCTGGAAAGTTTTACGTCAGAATTTCTTTTGA
- a CDS encoding ATP-binding protein translates to MQHALGIDHIDDKILRVVLESSNSPTILSDLAGKIGDLLVADVCIVVSIAAHPHSVNDLGYWRQNSAVLPHQVIEQLSYLSLGDDCIEFSTIERPSPLFNLLEPLLQSISPAASWLGMTTRFQHQTNGLVLLLKQSSWTNSERELLTKTLDSMAIAISQVQLQQQASTKTRYQNLLKKLSREISQGYQPRRLFDNCLAEICSALPVDRGTILMLKYQNPLRAKGRGKHSVKGTAKIAYQWNSQPGSGSHAEPSFSINNSALCQKAWQNAPNCLYFESDAAFPDLNNDQVHSCGTALLMMPLMGKKTSETDTAMVLGFLVLQHNAPRRWLEDELDLVDWVGVQISTAIIHHQTLNRVQSIVDERTAQLKSSIDMQAKLSAKMRQHIEQLQKLNQLKDDFMNSISHELKTPLTSMKIAIKMLRQGQISPEMREKYLNILEQEWNREYSLIKDLLTLQQVESGELNYSPQELDLNQTINNLTQFFTVKWQSDREINLVSTISEPNLKIYTDADSLEYILNELLSNAGKYCDPNTTIQLLVESHTTINNKDIVISVANIGAGITPEELPHIFDKFRRGKGVTDGAVPGTGLGLTLVQYLIEHLNGTIEVTSEPFDDEMASFLTTFVLRLPQIQPFIS, encoded by the coding sequence ATGCAGCACGCATTAGGAATCGATCACATTGACGACAAAATTCTGCGAGTTGTTCTAGAAAGTTCAAACAGCCCGACAATTCTGTCAGATTTGGCAGGTAAGATTGGTGATTTGTTGGTAGCAGATGTTTGTATTGTTGTTTCCATTGCAGCTCATCCTCACAGCGTTAATGATCTAGGCTACTGGCGACAAAATTCTGCTGTACTTCCCCATCAAGTTATTGAGCAATTGTCTTATCTATCGCTAGGTGATGATTGTATTGAGTTTTCCACAATCGAGCGCCCATCTCCTCTGTTTAATTTACTTGAGCCTTTGCTTCAGTCAATATCTCCCGCAGCAAGCTGGCTGGGAATGACAACTCGATTTCAGCATCAGACCAACGGCTTAGTTTTACTACTCAAGCAGTCTTCATGGACTAATTCTGAACGCGAACTATTAACCAAGACTTTAGATTCAATGGCGATCGCAATTTCTCAAGTGCAGCTTCAACAGCAAGCTAGTACTAAAACCAGATATCAAAACCTCCTTAAAAAATTGAGTCGAGAGATTAGTCAGGGCTATCAGCCTCGGCGATTGTTTGATAATTGCCTAGCTGAAATTTGTAGCGCTCTTCCAGTCGACCGAGGTACGATCCTGATGCTGAAGTATCAAAATCCTTTGAGAGCTAAAGGTAGAGGCAAACATTCTGTTAAGGGCACCGCTAAAATTGCCTATCAGTGGAATTCTCAGCCGGGATCGGGTTCTCATGCAGAACCATCTTTTAGTATTAACAACTCAGCTTTATGTCAAAAAGCCTGGCAAAATGCGCCCAACTGCCTCTACTTTGAATCTGATGCAGCTTTTCCCGATCTCAATAATGACCAGGTTCATTCCTGTGGAACTGCATTGTTAATGATGCCCTTGATGGGTAAAAAAACTAGTGAAACAGATACAGCAATGGTTCTAGGCTTTCTGGTTTTACAGCATAATGCTCCCCGTCGTTGGTTAGAAGATGAACTAGATTTGGTCGATTGGGTTGGAGTTCAAATCAGTACGGCTATTATTCATCATCAAACCCTAAATCGGGTACAGTCAATTGTTGATGAAAGAACAGCTCAACTTAAGTCCAGCATTGATATGCAGGCAAAACTTTCAGCTAAAATGCGCCAACATATTGAACAACTACAAAAGCTAAATCAGTTGAAAGATGACTTCATGAACAGCATAAGTCATGAACTAAAAACGCCTTTAACCAGCATGAAAATCGCCATTAAAATGCTGCGTCAAGGGCAAATATCACCTGAAATGCGAGAAAAATACTTAAATATTCTTGAACAGGAATGGAATCGCGAATATAGCTTGATTAAGGATTTACTGACGCTGCAACAGGTAGAATCAGGAGAACTAAACTACAGTCCTCAAGAACTAGATTTAAATCAAACTATTAATAATCTGACGCAATTTTTTACTGTTAAATGGCAATCAGACCGAGAAATTAATTTAGTCAGCACTATTTCCGAACCAAATTTAAAAATTTATACTGATGCCGATAGTCTGGAGTATATTCTTAACGAGCTGTTGTCCAACGCTGGTAAATATTGCGATCCCAATACCACAATTCAACTATTAGTAGAAAGCCATACTACCATAAATAACAAAGATATCGTAATTTCAGTAGCCAATATTGGTGCAGGAATCACTCCAGAAGAACTACCTCATATCTTTGATAAATTTAGACGCGGAAAAGGAGTTACAGATGGTGCTGTACCTGGAACTGGTTTAGGTTTAACTTTAGTGCAGTACTTAATTGAACATTTGAATGGCACAATTGAGGTGACCAGCGAACCATTTGACGATGAAATGGCATCATTTTTGACTACTTTTGTACTTAGATTACCTCAAATTCAACCATTTATTAGTTAG